From a region of the Peptostreptococcaceae bacterium genome:
- a CDS encoding M23 family metallopeptidase: MQKRETFLTGLIKLEKAAKVFSIALAGALAISLVVPVSAYADTQTTDIAVETMYPQEIKRDVEELLKVRLRSFAIEVDGDIIAGLDTRSEAEGILEKLIEPFVDREDGVKILELYFKEKVEVVEEPVPHELIGESEEILEYIKRGTKEKKVHVIEKGDYFGKIAELYGIHVADLEAANPDVSPRALQIGQKLNLLVPKPFITVMTTENKVYDEVIPCDKVYEDNSGIYKDEYRIKRSGQDGTRTVEAKIVRANGIEYQREILSEEITKEPVTQITYKGTKALPPKIGTGSFKKPANRGSVTSEFGWRWGRRHEGIDIGMSTRTSVRAADGGVITFAGYRSGYGYIVIIDHGANMETRYAHLSKLLVGAGDRVYKDEQIALSGNTGVSTGPHLHFETRKNGVPQNPRNYVNF; the protein is encoded by the coding sequence ATGCAAAAAAGAGAGACCTTTTTAACAGGCTTAATTAAGCTTGAAAAAGCAGCAAAAGTATTTTCCATTGCCTTAGCGGGAGCCTTGGCAATTTCTTTAGTGGTACCCGTGTCGGCATATGCGGACACACAGACAACTGACATCGCAGTGGAAACGATGTATCCTCAGGAAATCAAACGAGATGTAGAAGAACTTTTGAAGGTAAGGCTGCGGTCGTTCGCAATAGAGGTGGACGGAGATATAATAGCCGGACTTGATACGCGCTCTGAAGCCGAGGGAATTTTAGAGAAATTGATAGAGCCTTTCGTTGACAGGGAAGATGGCGTAAAGATACTCGAATTATATTTTAAGGAAAAAGTTGAAGTAGTTGAGGAACCGGTACCGCATGAATTGATTGGAGAAAGTGAAGAAATTCTCGAATACATAAAGCGTGGGACAAAAGAGAAAAAGGTTCATGTAATAGAAAAAGGCGATTATTTCGGAAAGATAGCCGAACTTTATGGAATACATGTTGCAGATTTGGAAGCGGCAAACCCCGATGTTTCTCCGAGGGCGCTCCAGATAGGGCAAAAGTTGAATCTTCTTGTGCCGAAGCCGTTTATAACGGTTATGACGACAGAAAACAAGGTCTACGATGAAGTTATCCCTTGCGATAAGGTTTACGAAGACAATTCGGGAATATATAAGGATGAATACAGAATAAAAAGGTCAGGGCAGGACGGAACACGGACGGTAGAGGCAAAAATAGTCCGGGCAAACGGAATTGAGTATCAGAGAGAAATCTTGAGTGAAGAAATAACAAAGGAACCTGTGACTCAGATAACATACAAAGGGACAAAGGCTCTACCCCCCAAGATTGGCACAGGATCTTTCAAGAAGCCTGCCAATAGAGGTTCTGTAACATCCGAATTCGGATGGCGATGGGGAAGGCGGCACGAAGGGATAGACATAGGAATGTCGACAAGGACATCTGTTCGCGCAGCAGATGGAGGGGTAATAACCTTTGCCGGATACAGAAGCGGTTACGGCTACATTGTCATAATAGACCATGGAGCTAATATGGAAACAAGGTACGCACACCTGAGCAAGCTTTTAGTTGGCGCGGGAGACAGAGTGTATAAGGATGAACAGATTGCCCTAAGCGGCAATACGGGGGTAAGCACAGGACCGCACCTTCACTTCGAAACAAGAAAAAACGGTGTTCCACAGAACCCTAGAAATTATGTTAACTTCTAA
- a CDS encoding DUF1858 domain-containing protein, translated as MIITEVLDIDQATAAIFMKHGMHCIGCPVSSSEKISEAAVVHGIDADKLIDDLNAYLESK; from the coding sequence ATGATAATAACGGAAGTTCTTGATATTGACCAAGCAACGGCAGCGATTTTCATGAAGCATGGAATGCACTGCATAGGATGTCCGGTTTCAAGTAGCGAAAAAATCAGTGAAGCGGCTGTAGTACATGGTATAGACGCAGATAAACTAATAGATGATTTGAATGCTTACTTGGAAAGCAAGTAA
- a CDS encoding two-component system regulatory protein YycI — MDWTKAKTILIIAFIITNAFLFYNLEKDGPSSDNLSGLAAERIEEVEEILDKRGISLPLGIPREMPEVASLEVAYFQIDKYAEAEAFLVNGFNPGDDSFSKGPEALRVLEGKMLVYENTEVFQGDEPSIDDAVDSAEVFLEEKGFSLKDAILESAISENGLVELIYVQIVKDLPLENGRMELLVSTLGVARIERIWMEVISVGDSARKVIPAAKALLMALETLEERRINEIEGMDLIYLFDTKKTSLSKWQDIKSGTALPVWRIDLPEEGGSIYVDAYEGIVISN; from the coding sequence ATGGATTGGACCAAGGCTAAGACAATTCTTATAATTGCATTCATAATAACAAATGCATTTCTTTTTTATAATTTGGAAAAGGACGGCCCATCTTCTGACAATCTTTCCGGTTTGGCGGCGGAAAGGATAGAAGAGGTGGAAGAGATACTTGATAAAAGGGGGATTTCTTTGCCTTTGGGCATCCCACGTGAAATGCCGGAGGTAGCTTCCCTTGAGGTTGCCTATTTTCAAATAGACAAATATGCGGAAGCGGAAGCTTTTCTGGTAAATGGCTTTAATCCTGGGGATGACTCATTTTCAAAAGGACCCGAGGCATTGAGAGTTCTCGAAGGAAAGATGCTAGTCTACGAAAATACAGAAGTGTTTCAGGGTGATGAGCCTAGTATTGACGATGCAGTAGATAGTGCAGAGGTATTTTTGGAAGAAAAGGGATTTTCGCTTAAGGATGCGATTTTAGAGAGCGCTATATCTGAAAACGGACTCGTGGAACTAATATATGTACAGATAGTTAAAGATCTTCCTCTTGAAAACGGACGGATGGAGCTTTTGGTTTCAACCCTCGGCGTTGCAAGGATTGAGCGCATATGGATGGAAGTTATTTCTGTGGGAGATTCCGCAAGGAAAGTCATTCCAGCTGCAAAGGCGTTGTTGATGGCGTTAGAGACACTTGAGGAAAGAAGAATTAATGAAATTGAAGGAATGGATTTGATTTATCTATTTGATACAAAGAAAACATCGTTGTCTAAATGGCAGGACATAAAATCGGGAACCGCGCTTCCTGTATGGAGAATAGATTTGCCTGAAGAGGGCGGGTCAATATATGTTGATGCATATGAAGGAATAGTAATCAGCAATTGA
- a CDS encoding GNAT family N-acetyltransferase, with product MKKHVTIKELGRGDVEFMAGWGTHEDPLFLHYNFPKLSHRERGLWHHMKTSGIRKKCFAAINQENDVIGYISMKHINYFRRISELGIVLDPARIGEGYGPIALESFMEMYFGKMKMEKLYLKVAKFNERAFKAYLKSGFNIENEVVEVFEEQEIEEKMIREIMKKNPYLFYENGQIFCQYYSMSISRESWFSPQKE from the coding sequence TTGAAAAAACATGTTACCATAAAAGAACTCGGGCGCGGTGATGTCGAATTCATGGCAGGATGGGGAACTCATGAAGACCCGCTTTTTCTTCATTACAACTTTCCGAAACTTTCACATAGGGAAAGAGGCCTTTGGCACCACATGAAAACATCCGGCATCCGAAAAAAGTGTTTTGCCGCAATAAATCAGGAAAATGATGTAATAGGATATATTTCGATGAAGCATATCAACTATTTTCGGCGCATAAGCGAATTGGGGATAGTGCTTGATCCGGCAAGGATTGGAGAAGGCTATGGCCCAATTGCATTAGAGAGTTTTATGGAAATGTATTTCGGTAAAATGAAGATGGAGAAGCTTTATCTGAAAGTTGCAAAGTTCAATGAAAGAGCATTCAAGGCCTATTTAAAGAGTGGTTTCAATATCGAAAATGAAGTTGTTGAGGTTTTCGAAGAGCAGGAAATAGAGGAAAAAATGATAAGAGAAATAATGAAGAAAAATCCATATCTATTCTATGAAAACGGGCAAATATTTTGCCAATATTATTCTATGAGTATAAGCAGGGAATCGTGGTTTTCCCCACAAAAAGAATAA
- a CDS encoding HAMP domain-containing protein: protein MFKSIRWRFIIIYFLLVFIAMAIVGVYIVDQFEKYHLSAVSDQLNRIAEDYILPSVAPYDDLDEEKDKIQSTIDTWSKGFREEIFIINENFQIIATSNANLIGKNAIDILEYTLIIDAAKGDVRELDLESDSGLRTKNLVFPITRGEKTIGILYIRDSLNDIYETLDESKWILTQATMLALFITIILGYLLAKSVTEPIAELTRKASRMANGEFEQKVDVKSDDEIGRLGEMFNELTDKLKNTLGEISSEKSKLETILNNMADGLLAVDLKGTVIHANPKAMDILGIKPRDLEKGYDEIIEKYDENLTIKSIGENNPSWVGSRKLNVGNSIYRSDYAPFTDEHKEYAGLVILMQDVTEQQRLDNMRKEFVANVSHELKTPLTSIKSYTETLLEGAVDDKVLALQFLSVIDSESDRMTRLVRDLLQLSNFDYEKVAWNKGCNDVVDLIRKAVVKMDVTAGSKDMKISFNTDADSMEGFFDHDKIEQVFLNVLSNAIKYSDDSTFIEISLAKDDDKAVISVKDQGIGIPEEDMGRIFDRFYRVDKARSRSLGGTGLGLSISKKIIEGHGGEIGIKSRTGQGTDVVFSFPLESSLCGYI, encoded by the coding sequence ATGTTTAAAAGCATAAGATGGCGATTCATAATCATATACTTTCTTTTGGTTTTCATAGCAATGGCCATTGTTGGCGTTTATATAGTGGACCAATTCGAGAAATACCACTTAAGCGCGGTCAGTGACCAGCTCAATAGGATTGCCGAGGATTATATTCTGCCGTCGGTTGCTCCCTATGACGACCTCGACGAGGAGAAGGATAAGATACAAAGCACCATTGACACATGGTCCAAGGGGTTTAGAGAGGAAATTTTCATCATCAATGAGAATTTCCAGATTATAGCCACGAGCAATGCCAATCTTATAGGGAAAAATGCAATAGACATATTGGAGTATACACTTATAATAGATGCCGCGAAGGGCGATGTGAGAGAGCTTGACCTGGAAAGCGATTCGGGGCTACGCACAAAGAATCTCGTATTTCCTATTACCAGAGGGGAAAAAACCATTGGAATTTTATATATCCGAGATAGCCTAAATGATATTTATGAAACACTTGACGAATCCAAGTGGATTCTAACTCAAGCAACGATGCTTGCACTATTCATAACAATAATACTTGGATATTTGCTTGCTAAAAGCGTAACAGAGCCTATTGCAGAGCTTACAAGAAAGGCGTCTAGAATGGCAAACGGCGAATTCGAACAGAAGGTTGATGTCAAGTCTGACGATGAGATTGGCCGACTGGGAGAAATGTTCAATGAGCTTACTGATAAACTAAAGAATACCCTCGGGGAAATTTCTTCGGAAAAGAGCAAGCTTGAAACAATACTTAACAACATGGCAGATGGTTTGCTTGCGGTGGACCTGAAGGGAACCGTAATTCATGCCAATCCAAAAGCCATGGATATCCTGGGAATTAAGCCAAGGGATCTTGAAAAAGGCTACGATGAAATAATTGAGAAGTACGACGAGAATCTTACGATAAAAAGCATAGGCGAAAACAATCCTTCATGGGTTGGAAGCAGGAAATTAAATGTGGGCAACTCAATTTACAGAAGCGACTATGCGCCGTTTACCGATGAGCACAAGGAATACGCAGGATTGGTAATCCTCATGCAAGATGTCACCGAACAGCAAAGATTAGACAACATGCGCAAGGAATTTGTTGCAAATGTTTCACATGAGCTTAAAACTCCGCTTACAAGTATAAAAAGTTATACAGAAACACTGCTAGAGGGAGCCGTTGACGACAAGGTGCTTGCTCTGCAGTTCCTGTCGGTGATAGATAGCGAATCAGATCGCATGACGCGTCTGGTCAGGGACCTTCTCCAATTGTCTAATTTCGATTATGAAAAAGTGGCGTGGAACAAGGGATGCAACGATGTCGTAGACCTTATACGAAAGGCTGTCGTCAAGATGGATGTTACCGCCGGAAGCAAGGACATGAAAATATCCTTTAACACTGATGCAGATTCAATGGAGGGCTTCTTCGACCACGACAAGATTGAACAGGTTTTTCTTAATGTGCTTTCCAATGCAATAAAATACAGCGATGATTCCACTTTTATCGAAATTTCACTTGCCAAGGATGACGATAAGGCCGTTATTTCCGTCAAGGACCAAGGCATTGGGATACCGGAAGAAGACATGGGCAGGATATTTGACAGATTCTATCGTGTAGACAAGGCAAGATCGCGAAGCTTGGGAGGGACCGGGCTCGGTCTGTCCATTTCAAAGAAAATAATTGAGGGACACGGAGGAGAGATAGGAATCAAAAGCCGCACAGGACAGGGAACAGATGTGGTTTTTTCATTCCCACTTGAGAGCAGTCTTTGTGGATATATTTAA
- a CDS encoding DnaD domain protein, with protein sequence MTFTRKTTEVDFGSTSIENIFINDLMPGAPGTYVKVYLMGYKYACDKDLGMNFSNKMLSRHLNLTVEDVLGAWAFWEGKGIIRKIPSNKTDATDFSVEFFSLRQLFIDNNFSSNTIPRPKAFVASPSRSPEALRSDSETSKMFESIEDIIGRPISVNEAVEISEYMEAYSMHPVMVIEAYSTASEKRGIHTSKYIGGILKNWFDKGVFSIKDLESRRNEESILQFQYKRIFDALGFSGRNPSNAEKKLMDQWISEWKFPIDMILKACENTIYTSKPSIKYIHSILTAWQKDGIQTPEAVEKNNAKRKARPSIPAARGNNKFHNFKQTAPDYSEDELEKILKEINNLK encoded by the coding sequence ATGACCTTTACAAGAAAAACAACGGAAGTCGATTTCGGTAGCACTTCCATAGAAAATATTTTTATAAACGACCTGATGCCGGGAGCGCCCGGCACATATGTAAAGGTCTACCTTATGGGTTACAAGTACGCTTGCGATAAGGACCTTGGAATGAACTTCAGCAACAAAATGCTCTCTCGCCATCTTAACTTAACAGTCGAGGATGTGCTTGGAGCCTGGGCCTTTTGGGAAGGCAAAGGAATAATAAGAAAAATCCCATCAAACAAAACGGATGCGACTGATTTCTCGGTAGAATTCTTTTCCTTGAGACAGCTGTTTATCGACAATAATTTCAGTTCAAACACCATTCCTCGTCCGAAGGCATTTGTAGCGTCCCCAAGTAGGAGCCCTGAAGCTCTACGTTCAGACTCCGAAACATCTAAGATGTTTGAATCCATAGAGGACATAATCGGGCGTCCCATTTCAGTCAATGAGGCCGTCGAAATTTCCGAATACATGGAGGCCTACTCAATGCACCCCGTAATGGTAATAGAGGCCTATTCAACTGCAAGCGAAAAAAGAGGCATCCATACATCCAAATACATTGGCGGCATTTTGAAAAACTGGTTTGACAAAGGCGTCTTTTCTATCAAGGACCTTGAATCAAGGAGAAACGAAGAGTCTATTCTGCAATTCCAATACAAGCGCATATTCGACGCATTGGGCTTTTCGGGACGAAATCCCTCCAATGCGGAAAAGAAACTGATGGACCAATGGATATCTGAATGGAAATTCCCAATAGACATGATTTTAAAGGCCTGTGAAAATACTATATACACTTCAAAGCCAAGCATAAAATATATACACAGCATCTTGACAGCGTGGCAAAAGGATGGAATACAGACTCCTGAAGCCGTAGAAAAAAACAATGCAAAAAGAAAGGCGAGGCCTTCCATCCCCGCTGCTAGGGGCAATAACAAGTTTCACAACTTCAAGCAGACAGCCCCAGATTATTCGGAAGACGAATTGGAAAAAATACTGAAGGAAATAAACAACCTAAAATAA
- a CDS encoding adenylosuccinate synthase, protein MSTVVITGAQWGDEGKGKVIDFLASQSDVVVRGQGGNNAGHTVVVGDKRYALRLIPSGILNPEAINIIGNGVVLDPEGFLNEVEKLEKEGICTKNIRISDRTHLIFPYHKGLDDLAERSRGDNRIGTTKNGIGPCYMDKVERSGIRMCDLMDEEVFREKLSHQLKRKNNVIQKIYGGDPFDEEEMLKAYLEYAEKLRPYVEDTTVTLYEAVKAGKKVLFEGAQGTLLDIDFGTYPFVTSSHPISGGFAVGTGIGPNCIEEVLGIAKAYTTRVGKGPFVTEQDNEIGNRIRKAGNEFGTVTGRPRRCGWFDAVMVRYSSRINGMTSIALMLLDVLTGVEEIKICIAYDIRGNRVEHFPASLKDLADANPVYETFEGWNEDITGIKSFEDLPENAKKYINRIEELVDVPIKIVSIGPKRSQTIVRDKIFR, encoded by the coding sequence ATGTCAACAGTAGTTATCACCGGAGCACAATGGGGAGACGAAGGAAAGGGGAAGGTTATTGACTTCCTGGCAAGCCAATCCGATGTTGTTGTTCGCGGACAGGGCGGGAACAATGCCGGTCATACGGTTGTTGTGGGAGACAAGAGATACGCTCTCAGGCTGATACCGTCCGGTATTTTGAATCCTGAAGCCATCAATATAATAGGAAATGGAGTTGTCCTTGATCCCGAGGGATTTCTAAATGAAGTTGAAAAACTTGAAAAAGAGGGCATATGCACTAAAAATATACGAATAAGCGACCGTACACATCTGATTTTCCCATATCATAAGGGGCTTGATGATTTGGCGGAACGTTCACGTGGGGACAACCGGATAGGCACTACTAAAAACGGAATCGGACCCTGCTACATGGACAAAGTGGAAAGAAGCGGAATAAGAATGTGCGACCTCATGGATGAAGAGGTTTTTAGAGAGAAGCTTTCTCATCAATTGAAGCGCAAGAACAATGTCATACAAAAGATATACGGAGGAGATCCATTCGACGAGGAAGAAATGCTAAAGGCATATTTGGAATATGCGGAAAAGCTTCGTCCATATGTTGAAGATACTACAGTTACGCTTTACGAAGCGGTTAAAGCCGGAAAAAAAGTGCTTTTTGAAGGCGCGCAGGGAACTCTTCTCGACATCGATTTCGGGACATACCCGTTTGTTACAAGCTCGCATCCAATCTCCGGAGGATTTGCCGTGGGTACGGGAATAGGACCCAACTGCATCGAAGAGGTTTTGGGAATCGCGAAAGCCTATACTACAAGGGTTGGAAAAGGACCATTCGTTACTGAACAGGATAACGAAATCGGAAACAGGATACGAAAAGCGGGCAATGAATTCGGAACGGTCACTGGAAGACCTAGGCGTTGCGGATGGTTTGATGCGGTAATGGTAAGGTATTCGTCAAGAATAAACGGTATGACATCCATTGCGCTCATGCTTCTCGATGTGCTTACCGGCGTTGAAGAGATTAAAATTTGCATAGCTTATGATATTAGAGGCAATAGAGTAGAACATTTCCCTGCGAGTCTTAAGGACTTGGCAGATGCCAATCCGGTGTATGAAACCTTCGAGGGCTGGAATGAAGACATTACCGGAATAAAGTCCTTCGAGGATCTACCTGAAAACGCAAAGAAATACATCAACAGGATAGAAGAATTGGTGGATGTTCCAATAAAAATTGTATCAATCGGACCCAAAAGAAGCCAGACTATCGTTCGCGACAAGATTTTTAGATAG
- a CDS encoding ATP-binding protein, with the protein MKNNYIKDIMKEYEEIRRRNEQALDQRIGEVYKKIPTLRKIDSELASTGAGIARITLSGTSDSESEIKKLKDHVDSIRREKAFLLTENNFPLSYLNLQYDCENCKDTGFDSSGTRCSCFKQKLISKAYHMSNIESVIERENFKTFNLDLFSDAPYGDEKLTPKQNISQNLSICEGFTFTFKDPKEKNLILYGQPGLGKTFLCNCIAKALIDKGYIVVYQTAFKILEILEKHKFSREKDFAVEMAYNLLFDSDLLIIDDLGTEMTNAFTNSELFNILNSRLLASKKTVVSTNLSRLEMSQVYSYRISSRINAYYTPLKFFGKDIRLVSQSKEHR; encoded by the coding sequence ATGAAAAACAATTATATCAAGGATATCATGAAAGAATACGAAGAAATACGAAGAAGGAACGAGCAAGCTTTGGATCAAAGAATAGGCGAAGTATACAAAAAAATACCCACCCTTCGGAAAATAGATTCCGAGCTGGCTTCAACCGGCGCGGGAATCGCTCGCATTACACTTTCCGGAACTTCAGATTCTGAATCAGAGATAAAAAAACTCAAAGACCATGTAGACTCTATTCGAAGAGAAAAGGCCTTTCTTTTGACTGAAAATAATTTTCCGCTTTCGTACCTTAATCTTCAATATGATTGTGAAAACTGCAAGGATACCGGTTTCGATTCATCCGGAACGCGCTGCAGCTGTTTTAAGCAGAAATTAATTTCAAAAGCATACCACATGTCAAACATCGAATCAGTCATAGAGCGGGAAAATTTTAAAACTTTCAATCTCGATCTTTTTTCAGATGCCCCCTATGGGGATGAAAAATTGACGCCAAAACAAAATATAAGCCAGAACCTGAGCATATGTGAAGGATTCACCTTTACTTTCAAAGATCCCAAAGAAAAGAATCTAATTCTGTACGGTCAGCCGGGACTAGGAAAAACCTTTCTCTGCAATTGCATAGCGAAGGCCCTCATAGACAAGGGATACATCGTCGTATATCAGACAGCCTTCAAGATTCTCGAAATTCTTGAAAAGCACAAGTTTTCCCGGGAAAAGGATTTTGCCGTAGAAATGGCATACAATTTGCTTTTTGATTCAGACCTATTGATAATTGACGACTTGGGAACCGAAATGACGAATGCCTTTACGAATTCCGAACTCTTCAACATACTGAATTCGAGGCTACTGGCATCGAAAAAAACTGTCGTTTCCACAAATCTTTCGCGCCTTGAGATGTCCCAAGTCTACAGCTACCGTATATCTTCAAGGATAAACGCGTACTACACGCCTCTTAAATTTTTCGGCAAGGACATACGTTTGGTTTCGCAATCAAAAGAACATAGATAG
- a CDS encoding CapA family protein: MEKLIMLLSLAILLTGCSSDAREIPFKDSALLVKIENETNLSTVSLEEGRKLWYEYEALIENRRIVLSATGDIMLGRRVGRLLDDNGGESAYRGFSTVFSRSDVLFGNLECSLSEKGQKLLEKGIWLRASPNKAELLKEAGFSILSLANNHILDYGNEALSDTIAFLEEEGIGHVGAGKDIEAARKPEIFKKGDTSIGFLAYNEFSYYFWSYQERRKFVAEKDVPGTAPMDLGPIIDDIKKLKSRVDLVAVSLHWGIEESNMETEEQRRVAHALIDAGADIIIGHHPHVLQGLEIYRGRPILYSLGNYIFDQNNENNKQGMVAEIEIVRGNLTSLSLHPLYVKDKSEPIVPEGEKLREIMDKISLLSKDMGTVLEEKEKSLSYSFSCQQ, encoded by the coding sequence ATGGAAAAATTGATTATGCTTCTATCGCTTGCTATTCTATTGACCGGATGTTCTTCGGATGCGAGAGAAATACCCTTCAAGGATTCTGCGTTATTGGTGAAAATCGAGAATGAAACAAATCTGTCCACGGTTTCCTTGGAAGAAGGGCGCAAGCTTTGGTATGAATACGAAGCTTTGATTGAAAATAGAAGAATTGTTCTTTCTGCAACCGGCGATATTATGCTTGGAAGAAGAGTTGGAAGGCTTTTGGATGATAATGGAGGGGAAAGCGCATATAGAGGATTTTCAACTGTTTTTAGCAGATCGGATGTGCTTTTCGGAAACCTTGAATGTTCCCTATCTGAAAAGGGACAAAAGCTTTTAGAAAAGGGCATTTGGCTCAGGGCTTCCCCAAATAAGGCGGAACTTTTGAAGGAAGCCGGATTTTCGATTCTCTCTCTTGCAAACAACCACATACTGGATTATGGAAATGAGGCGCTTTCCGACACCATAGCATTTCTTGAAGAAGAGGGCATAGGTCATGTAGGGGCAGGCAAGGATATTGAGGCGGCAAGGAAACCTGAAATTTTTAAAAAGGGAGATACTTCAATAGGCTTTCTGGCTTACAATGAGTTTTCATACTATTTTTGGAGCTACCAGGAAAGACGGAAATTTGTTGCGGAAAAAGATGTTCCGGGAACTGCGCCAATGGATCTTGGTCCCATCATAGATGATATAAAAAAGCTAAAAAGCAGGGTCGATCTTGTTGCAGTTTCACTCCATTGGGGAATAGAGGAATCAAACATGGAAACGGAGGAGCAAAGGCGCGTGGCCCACGCTCTTATAGATGCCGGAGCAGATATTATAATAGGACATCATCCCCATGTTTTGCAGGGCCTTGAAATATACAGGGGCCGGCCGATTCTTTACAGCCTTGGAAACTATATCTTCGATCAGAACAATGAAAACAACAAGCAGGGAATGGTTGCGGAAATTGAAATAGTCCGAGGGAATCTGACATCCTTATCACTGCATCCACTTTATGTGAAGGATAAAAGCGAGCCAATCGTTCCGGAAGGCGAGAAGCTAAGGGAAATTATGGATAAAATATCACTTCTTTCAAAGGATATGGGAACAGTGCTTGAAGAAAAAGAAAAGAGCCTTAGCTATTCCTTTAGCTGTCAACAATAA
- a CDS encoding response regulator transcription factor, with protein sequence MSRKILIVDDEKPISDIIKYNLEKEGFEAMVAYDGEEALRVIFQSNPDLVLLDIMLPKMDGFQVCKKIRETMNIPIIMITAKEEEVDKVLGLELGADDYITKPFGMRELIARVKANLRRVKIDTTNTGSRIVSGDLSIDVDKYEVKKREEIIELTLREFELLKFMATQENQVFNREQLLKDVWGYEYYGDIRTVDVTVRRLREKIEDDSSNPTYVLTKRGVGYYFRRK encoded by the coding sequence ATGTCTAGAAAAATATTGATAGTGGATGATGAAAAACCGATCTCCGACATAATCAAATACAATTTAGAAAAAGAGGGATTTGAAGCAATGGTTGCCTATGATGGAGAGGAAGCGTTGCGCGTAATTTTTCAGTCAAATCCGGATTTGGTTCTTCTTGATATAATGTTGCCGAAGATGGACGGCTTCCAAGTGTGCAAAAAAATTCGCGAAACCATGAATATACCGATAATAATGATAACCGCCAAGGAAGAGGAAGTGGACAAGGTTCTGGGCTTGGAACTGGGAGCGGACGACTATATAACAAAGCCTTTTGGAATGAGGGAGCTTATAGCCAGAGTAAAGGCGAATCTCAGAAGGGTCAAGATAGACACCACAAATACAGGCAGCCGAATAGTTTCCGGGGATTTGTCCATTGACGTAGACAAATACGAGGTTAAAAAAAGAGAGGAAATCATTGAGTTGACGCTTCGTGAATTCGAACTCCTTAAATTCATGGCTACGCAGGAAAACCAGGTATTCAATAGGGAGCAGCTGCTTAAGGATGTATGGGGCTATGAATACTACGGAGACATCAGGACTGTTGATGTTACGGTAAGAAGGCTTAGGGAAAAGATTGAGGATGATTCATCTAATCCCACGTATGTGCTGACCAAAAGAGGGGTAGGTTATTATTTCAGGAGGAAGTAG